In one window of Nakamurella sp. PAMC28650 DNA:
- a CDS encoding aldose 1-epimerase family protein, with product MKLAPRAVSGHQFEIRHGDALVRVGQVAAVLREFSVAGVHFTETWTDDLVAPLGCGMVLAPWPNRVAGGRWEHQGTTQQLDITEPSRGNAIHGLLRNTAYELLEQTRDSVTLGASIYPQHGYPFTLDTSVTYTLTDAGLQVTHRLANVGSGTAPFGIGAHPYLRVGPCAAADLTITVSGATHALVDEAMIPVSKESVEGRHVDLRGGVRVGEIKADVALTDLAVSDGRVEHRLAAPDGTALVLWADEVFGWVQVFSPPGFPVPGRSDQRVAIAVEPMTCAVNAFNSGDGLLWLEPGAKWSASWGLRPEGFRAQHGSSMVGTGSRRPG from the coding sequence GTGAAATTGGCGCCCCGTGCTGTTTCCGGTCATCAATTCGAGATCCGACATGGTGATGCGCTGGTCAGGGTCGGTCAGGTGGCGGCGGTGCTGCGGGAGTTCTCGGTGGCCGGTGTGCACTTCACCGAGACCTGGACCGACGACCTGGTGGCTCCGCTGGGTTGCGGGATGGTGCTCGCGCCCTGGCCCAACCGGGTGGCCGGTGGTCGGTGGGAGCACCAGGGCACGACCCAGCAACTGGACATCACCGAACCCTCCCGCGGGAACGCGATCCACGGTCTGCTGCGCAACACCGCCTACGAGTTGCTGGAGCAGACGCGCGACTCGGTCACCCTGGGCGCTTCGATCTATCCGCAACACGGTTACCCGTTCACCCTCGACACGTCGGTGACGTACACGTTGACCGACGCCGGACTCCAGGTCACCCATCGGCTCGCCAACGTGGGCTCCGGTACCGCGCCGTTCGGCATCGGCGCGCACCCCTACCTCCGGGTCGGCCCGTGCGCTGCCGCCGATCTGACGATCACGGTGTCCGGTGCCACCCACGCGCTGGTGGACGAGGCGATGATCCCGGTGTCGAAGGAGTCGGTCGAGGGCAGACACGTGGACCTGCGAGGTGGCGTCAGGGTGGGTGAGATCAAGGCCGACGTGGCGCTGACCGACCTCGCGGTGAGCGACGGCCGCGTCGAGCACCGGCTTGCTGCTCCCGACGGCACCGCTCTGGTCCTGTGGGCGGACGAGGTGTTCGGCTGGGTGCAGGTGTTCTCGCCACCGGGGTTCCCGGTGCCCGGACGGTCCGACCAGCGGGTCGCGATCGCCGTCGAGCCGATGACGTGCGCTGTCAACGCCTTCAACTCCGGCGACGGACTGCTCTGGCTGGAGCCCGGTGCGAAGTGGTCCGCGTCGTGGGGCCTGCGGCCGGAAGGTTTCCGAGCCCAGCACGGTTCGTCCATGGTAGGAACAGGCAGTCGTCGTCCGGGATAG
- a CDS encoding MerR family transcriptional regulator has product MSYSVGQVADLAGVTIRTLHHYGQIGLLEPQDRSPTGYRQYSDADLNRLQHILFYRELGFPLTEIAAILSKPGATARAHLRRQHELLTQRIARLTDMVAAVEKELEAHSMGIALTPQEKFEIFGPNYSENYEMEAEERWGDTPAWQQSQTRTQAFTKQDWVKVKQDEDDLNRRLVAAMTAGAAPNSDEALDLAEAHHRSIEVFYDCPYPMHRGLGDMYLADERFTRTYEELAPGLAQWLRDAVHANADRQER; this is encoded by the coding sequence ATGAGCTACTCGGTCGGCCAGGTAGCCGATCTGGCGGGTGTGACGATCCGGACGTTGCACCACTACGGTCAGATCGGCCTGCTGGAGCCACAGGACCGCAGCCCCACCGGGTACCGCCAGTACTCCGATGCGGACCTGAATCGGTTGCAGCACATCCTGTTCTATCGGGAGCTCGGATTCCCACTCACCGAGATCGCCGCCATTCTCAGCAAGCCGGGCGCGACGGCCAGAGCTCACCTGCGCAGGCAGCACGAGCTCCTCACCCAGCGGATCGCCCGGCTCACCGACATGGTGGCCGCCGTCGAAAAGGAACTGGAGGCCCACAGCATGGGAATCGCACTGACACCGCAGGAGAAGTTCGAGATCTTCGGACCGAACTACAGCGAGAACTACGAGATGGAGGCGGAAGAGCGCTGGGGGGATACTCCGGCGTGGCAACAGTCGCAGACCCGCACTCAGGCGTTCACGAAGCAGGACTGGGTCAAGGTCAAGCAGGACGAAGACGACCTCAATCGCCGACTGGTGGCGGCCATGACGGCCGGCGCAGCGCCGAACAGCGACGAGGCATTGGATCTCGCCGAGGCGCACCACCGGAGCATCGAGGTGTTCTACGACTGCCCCTACCCCATGCACCGTGGCCTGGGCGACATGTATCTGGCCGACGAGAGGTTCACGCGGACCTACGAGGAGCTGGCACCGGGCCTGGCGCAATGGTTGCGAGATGCTGTCCACGCCAACGCCGACCGTCAGGAGCGCTGA
- the pdxH gene encoding pyridoxamine 5'-phosphate oxidase — protein MTVPDEDKGCGVTLDDLARMRENYTMAGLDETQLAGDWVTQFDRWLGQAVQGGVTEPNAMVLSTAGRAGAPTTRTVLAKAVDERGVVFYTNYTSAKSHDLEENPWAAVTFPWFQLQRQIHVRGPVHRVDEAESLTYWKTRPRSSQIGAWSSPQSAVVAGRDELDRLEKHILEQFGEEQEVPLPPHWGGWRIEPVAVEFWQGRTGRMHDRLRYRLVDGRWLIERLAP, from the coding sequence ATGACGGTTCCTGACGAGGACAAGGGTTGCGGCGTGACACTGGACGACCTTGCGCGAATGCGGGAGAACTACACGATGGCCGGACTGGACGAGACCCAACTGGCCGGCGATTGGGTGACCCAGTTCGACCGTTGGCTGGGCCAGGCGGTCCAGGGCGGGGTGACCGAGCCGAACGCCATGGTGCTGTCCACCGCCGGCCGGGCCGGGGCTCCGACCACGCGGACCGTGCTGGCGAAGGCGGTGGACGAGCGCGGCGTCGTCTTCTACACCAACTACACCTCCGCCAAGAGTCACGATCTCGAGGAGAACCCATGGGCTGCGGTCACCTTCCCGTGGTTTCAGCTCCAGCGTCAGATCCACGTCCGCGGTCCGGTGCACCGGGTCGACGAAGCTGAATCGCTGACGTACTGGAAGACCAGGCCGCGGAGTTCCCAGATCGGCGCGTGGTCGAGCCCGCAGTCGGCCGTGGTCGCGGGCCGGGACGAACTGGACCGGCTCGAGAAGCACATCCTGGAGCAGTTCGGCGAGGAGCAGGAAGTGCCGCTGCCGCCGCACTGGGGAGGCTGGCGGATCGAACCTGTCGCCGTCGAGTTCTGGCAGGGCCGGACCGGGCGGATGCACGACCGGCTCCGGTACCGGCTCGTGGACGGTCGATGGCTGATCGAGCGGCTCGCCCCGTGA
- a CDS encoding DUF2630 family protein, protein MSEHDTLGTVRSLVDQEHQLRQKRLAGEIDSQEERAQLQSLEEALDQCWDLLRQRRAKSEFGGNPEDAAARPVKTVEGYLQ, encoded by the coding sequence GTGTCAGAGCACGACACCCTCGGGACCGTTCGGTCACTGGTGGACCAGGAGCACCAATTGCGCCAGAAGCGGCTGGCCGGCGAGATCGACTCGCAGGAGGAGCGCGCGCAGCTCCAATCCCTGGAGGAAGCCCTCGACCAGTGCTGGGACCTGCTGCGGCAGCGTCGCGCCAAGTCGGAGTTCGGTGGGAACCCGGAGGACGCGGCGGCCCGGCCCGTGAAGACCGTCGAGGGTTACCTCCAGTAG
- a CDS encoding citrate synthase, whose translation MPEVDEAPVVATPDAAAPEAVRKTEPGSATLTYGHATLDLKLVPATEGASGVEIGKLLGTTGIVTLDPGFTNTGSTTSAITYIDGDAGILRYRGYPIEQLAKSSTFIETSYLLIYGELPTPTELDNFTSRINRHTLLQEDLKRFFDGFPRDAHPMPVLSSAVSALSTFYQDSLDPFNPEHVELSTVRLLAKLPTIAAYAYKKTVGQPLLYPDNSLGLVENFLRMSFGFPAEPYDVDPKIAKALDQLFILHADHEQNCSTSTVRLVGSAHANLFVSVAAGINALFGPLHGGANEAVLQMLGSIRDDGGDIAKFVDRVKKKEPGVKLMGFGHRVYKNYDPRAAIVKQTADGILESLGANDELLDLAKQLEEVALHDDYFVSRKLYPNVDFYTGLIYKAMGFPTKMFTVLFAIGRLPGWIAQWREMIEDPATKIGRPRQVYTGYTARDYVPGDHR comes from the coding sequence ATGCCCGAGGTCGACGAAGCCCCCGTTGTCGCTACGCCCGATGCTGCGGCGCCGGAGGCGGTCCGGAAAACCGAACCGGGATCCGCGACCCTGACCTACGGTCACGCCACACTGGATCTCAAGCTGGTCCCGGCCACCGAAGGTGCCTCCGGTGTGGAGATCGGCAAGCTGCTGGGGACCACCGGGATCGTCACCCTCGATCCCGGGTTCACCAACACCGGCTCGACCACCTCCGCGATCACCTACATCGACGGTGACGCCGGGATCCTGCGCTACCGCGGCTACCCGATCGAGCAGCTGGCCAAGTCCTCGACCTTCATCGAGACCAGCTACCTGCTGATCTACGGCGAACTGCCGACCCCGACCGAGCTGGACAACTTCACCTCCCGGATCAATCGGCACACCCTGCTGCAGGAAGACCTCAAGCGGTTCTTCGACGGGTTCCCTCGCGATGCGCACCCGATGCCGGTGCTCTCCAGCGCCGTCAGCGCGCTGTCGACCTTCTACCAGGACTCGCTCGATCCGTTCAATCCCGAGCACGTCGAACTGTCCACGGTGCGCCTGCTGGCGAAGTTGCCCACCATCGCGGCCTACGCCTACAAGAAGACGGTCGGTCAGCCGCTGCTCTACCCGGACAATTCCCTCGGCCTGGTGGAGAACTTCCTCCGCATGTCCTTCGGCTTTCCCGCCGAGCCCTATGACGTCGACCCGAAGATCGCCAAGGCATTGGACCAGCTGTTCATCCTGCACGCCGACCACGAGCAGAACTGCTCGACCTCCACGGTCCGACTGGTCGGTTCCGCGCATGCCAACCTTTTCGTCTCCGTCGCGGCCGGTATCAATGCCCTCTTCGGCCCGCTGCACGGTGGGGCGAACGAGGCCGTCCTGCAGATGCTCGGGTCCATCCGTGACGACGGCGGCGACATCGCCAAGTTCGTGGACCGCGTCAAGAAGAAGGAGCCGGGCGTCAAGCTGATGGGCTTCGGCCACCGCGTCTACAAGAACTACGACCCGCGCGCGGCGATCGTCAAGCAGACCGCGGACGGAATTCTGGAGTCGCTCGGGGCGAACGACGAGCTGCTGGATCTGGCCAAGCAGCTGGAAGAGGTTGCGCTGCACGACGATTACTTCGTCTCCCGCAAGCTCTACCCGAACGTCGACTTCTACACCGGTCTGATCTACAAGGCGATGGGCTTCCCGACCAAGATGTTCACCGTACTGTTCGCGATCGGCCGGCTGCCCGGCTGGATCGCCCAGTGGCGCGAGATGATCGAGGACCCGGCGACCAAGATCGGCCGCCCGAGGCAGGTCTACACCGGTTACACCGCACGGGATTACGTCCCCGGCGACCACCGCTGA
- a CDS encoding deoxyribodipyrimidine photo-lyase has product MTSLLWFRRDLRLDDHPALLEAARSGDVLGVFVADDKLLNGSGSPRRHFLAGCLTKLSESMGGRLMIAHGRPENVIPSLATKVGADTVHLSADYGPYGRKRDARVEDALRRKDIEMIATGSAYAVAPGRVRKPDGTPYAVFTPFHRAWSAHGWRGPAGSGGDVEWLDPEDLGPRFAVEKLSAAIPSDMTLPAPGEKAAQQVWSDFLEKAVADYDDERNRPDHPGTSHMSPYLKWGCVHPRTLLADLSKRRSVGAASYQRELGFRDFYGDILFHRPETLTVSADPVIDGLDWDSGKEADTRLEAWKTGRTGYPYIDAGLRQLMAEGWIHNRVRMGVASFLIKDLHLAWQLGAAHFMDHLVDGDIASNTHGWQWVAGAGAQASPYYRVFNPIAQGEKFDPQGDYVRRYVPELAGVAGKAVHRPWDLPDGMPKGYPAPIVDHAAERIETLRRWEQRPHSR; this is encoded by the coding sequence GTGACCTCCCTGCTCTGGTTCCGCCGCGATCTCCGACTCGACGACCACCCGGCTCTGCTGGAGGCGGCCCGATCCGGTGACGTCCTGGGCGTCTTCGTGGCCGACGACAAGCTGCTGAACGGCTCGGGATCGCCCCGACGTCATTTCCTGGCCGGCTGCCTGACGAAACTGTCCGAGTCCATGGGCGGCCGCTTGATGATCGCGCACGGGCGACCGGAGAACGTCATCCCCTCGTTGGCAACGAAAGTCGGGGCCGACACGGTCCATCTGTCCGCGGACTACGGACCCTACGGGCGCAAGCGTGATGCGCGGGTGGAGGATGCCCTGCGGCGCAAGGACATCGAGATGATCGCCACCGGTTCTGCCTATGCCGTCGCCCCCGGTCGGGTCCGCAAACCGGACGGAACTCCGTATGCCGTGTTCACCCCCTTCCACCGTGCCTGGTCAGCACACGGCTGGCGCGGGCCTGCTGGATCCGGGGGCGACGTCGAGTGGCTCGATCCAGAAGACCTCGGCCCCCGGTTCGCCGTCGAAAAACTCTCCGCCGCCATTCCGTCCGACATGACCTTGCCCGCGCCCGGGGAAAAGGCCGCCCAGCAGGTATGGTCCGACTTCCTGGAAAAGGCGGTCGCCGACTACGACGACGAGCGGAACCGGCCGGATCACCCCGGTACCAGCCACATGTCGCCCTATCTCAAATGGGGATGCGTACACCCGCGGACACTGCTGGCCGACCTGTCGAAACGACGATCCGTCGGGGCGGCGTCCTACCAGCGGGAATTGGGTTTCCGGGACTTCTACGGTGACATCCTCTTCCATCGCCCCGAAACGCTGACGGTGTCCGCCGACCCGGTGATCGACGGCCTGGATTGGGACAGCGGGAAAGAGGCGGACACCAGGCTCGAGGCATGGAAGACCGGGCGCACCGGATATCCGTACATCGACGCCGGCTTGCGACAACTGATGGCGGAGGGGTGGATCCACAATCGCGTCCGAATGGGCGTCGCGTCCTTCCTGATCAAAGATCTCCACCTGGCGTGGCAACTGGGGGCGGCGCATTTCATGGATCACCTGGTGGACGGCGACATCGCGTCGAACACCCACGGCTGGCAGTGGGTGGCCGGCGCCGGCGCCCAGGCCTCGCCGTACTACCGCGTCTTCAACCCGATCGCCCAGGGCGAGAAGTTCGACCCGCAGGGCGATTACGTCCGCCGGTACGTCCCGGAGCTGGCCGGCGTCGCCGGCAAGGCCGTGCACCGACCATGGGACCTACCGGACGGAATGCCCAAGGGGTACCCAGCACCGATCGTGGATCATGCCGCCGAGCGGATCGAGACCCTCCGCCGCTGGGAGCAACGTCCGCACAGCCGCTGA
- a CDS encoding long-chain fatty acid--CoA ligase, translating into MSLSLCSILAESALRYPDADAVVMGAERTSYSRLWEQARRYAAVLAEAGVGPGDKVGLLMPNVPDFPRAYYAALSLGAVVVPVHALLVSREITYVLQNAGCKLLIVGAPLLAEGAPAAAAAGIPLFAVMGGEGVDRLDEMAEDATPLAAYVERDAHDEAVILYTSGTTGAPRGAILTQLNMTMNAITSATTVMGMSSADIVLGCLPLFHSFGQTCAMNAGFFAGSTLVLLPRFDGAAAIDLIVSEKVNVFMGVPTMYIGLLAAARSDPRRPQLRVAASGGASLPVAVIDKFAEVFKADIYEGYGLSETSPVATFNQPVFGRKPGTVGRAIWGVQAEIAAAEVEGRIDLMPVGEMGEVVIRGHCVFAGYLGNPEATAAVMVGGWFRTGDLGTKDEDGFLSIVDRKKDMILRGGYNVYPREVEEVLAGHPGVAQVAVIGYPSEVHGEEICAVVVRSPEGADLDEAGLIAWSRENLGRYKYPRRVEFVDSFPMGPSGKILKRELVAGLK; encoded by the coding sequence ATGAGCCTCAGTCTGTGCAGCATCCTCGCCGAATCCGCTCTTCGCTATCCCGACGCGGACGCCGTCGTGATGGGCGCCGAGCGAACCTCCTACAGCAGACTATGGGAGCAGGCCAGGCGCTACGCGGCCGTGCTCGCCGAGGCGGGTGTCGGTCCCGGCGACAAGGTCGGCCTGCTGATGCCGAACGTGCCGGACTTCCCACGGGCGTACTACGCGGCGCTCTCGCTCGGCGCGGTCGTCGTACCGGTGCACGCGCTGCTGGTGTCCAGGGAGATCACGTACGTTCTCCAGAACGCCGGCTGCAAGCTGCTGATCGTCGGTGCACCCCTCCTGGCCGAGGGCGCACCGGCCGCCGCCGCAGCCGGGATCCCGCTGTTCGCGGTGATGGGCGGCGAGGGTGTCGACCGTCTCGACGAGATGGCCGAGGACGCGACCCCGCTGGCCGCCTACGTGGAACGCGACGCCCACGACGAGGCCGTCATCCTCTACACCTCCGGCACCACCGGCGCGCCCAGGGGTGCAATCCTGACGCAGCTCAACATGACGATGAACGCGATCACCTCGGCCACCACCGTGATGGGGATGTCCAGCGCCGACATCGTGCTGGGTTGCCTGCCCCTTTTCCATTCCTTCGGGCAGACCTGCGCGATGAACGCGGGCTTCTTCGCCGGCTCGACGCTCGTCCTGCTGCCGCGTTTCGACGGCGCTGCGGCCATCGACCTGATCGTCTCCGAGAAGGTCAACGTCTTCATGGGCGTGCCGACGATGTACATCGGTCTGCTCGCGGCCGCCCGGTCCGACCCGCGTCGTCCGCAACTGCGGGTGGCGGCGTCCGGTGGGGCGAGCCTGCCGGTCGCCGTGATCGACAAGTTCGCCGAGGTCTTCAAGGCCGACATCTACGAGGGCTACGGACTTTCCGAGACATCGCCGGTCGCCACCTTCAACCAGCCGGTGTTCGGCCGCAAGCCCGGCACCGTCGGCCGGGCGATCTGGGGCGTGCAGGCCGAGATCGCCGCCGCGGAGGTCGAGGGTCGCATCGATCTCATGCCGGTCGGCGAGATGGGTGAGGTCGTCATCCGTGGGCACTGCGTCTTCGCCGGCTACCTCGGCAACCCCGAGGCCACTGCCGCAGTGATGGTGGGCGGCTGGTTCCGCACCGGGGATCTCGGCACGAAGGACGAGGACGGGTTTCTGTCGATCGTCGACCGGAAGAAGGACATGATCCTGCGCGGCGGCTACAACGTCTACCCGCGTGAGGTCGAGGAGGTCCTGGCGGGACATCCCGGGGTCGCCCAGGTCGCGGTGATCGGCTACCCCAGCGAGGTCCACGGGGAGGAGATCTGCGCCGTCGTGGTCAGGTCCCCGGAAGGGGCGGATCTCGACGAGGCGGGCCTGATCGCGTGGTCGCGGGAGAACCTCGGGCGGTACAAGTACCCCCGCCGCGTCGAGTTCGTCGACTCGTTCCCGATGGGTCCCAGCGGCAAGATCCTGAAGCGGGAACTGGTCGCCGGGCTGAAGTAG
- a CDS encoding MFS transporter, with the protein MTDTPSPVTPSPVTPSPVTPQPDRSPAADTVPPRRAGRLGRIVPDSRPLRIPAFRRMFVSQIATVVGSQLTAVAVQQQIFDVTGSSALVGLASLVALVPLVVFGLLGGAVADSFDRRKLMMITSAGIAVTSLALWLTALSGTRQIWIVMALLAVQQGFFAVNQPTRSAILPRIVPAELVPSANALNITVFSTGVIVGPLLVGVLIPLTGLPWLFFIDALTLTGVLYAVIRLPPIPPAGAGSGRGRAKVSDGLIYLKARPLLLMTFVIDIIAMVCGMPRALFPAMAEHTFGGPPGGGVALGVLNAGLAVGSLLGGLTGGWITRVHRQGIAILLAVVMWGFSMALFGTTSVLWLAVIYLAIGGFSDLVSSVYRSTLLQVAATDEMRGRLQGVFTVVVAGGPRLADLVHGVVADATSTTFAVIGGGLLCVVLTVVAGYFGRSLRDYDSRHPTNDEPGRVIERSA; encoded by the coding sequence GTGACAGACACGCCCTCGCCCGTCACGCCCTCGCCCGTCACCCCCTCGCCTGTCACGCCCCAGCCCGACCGATCACCTGCCGCCGACACGGTGCCGCCCCGCCGGGCCGGTCGCCTCGGCCGCATCGTGCCCGACTCCCGGCCCCTGCGCATCCCGGCCTTCCGCCGGATGTTCGTCTCGCAGATCGCCACCGTTGTCGGCTCCCAGCTGACCGCCGTGGCGGTGCAGCAGCAGATCTTCGACGTCACCGGCAGCTCGGCCCTGGTCGGCCTGGCCTCCCTGGTGGCATTGGTGCCACTGGTGGTCTTCGGCCTGCTGGGCGGCGCCGTCGCGGACAGCTTCGACCGGCGGAAGCTGATGATGATCACGTCCGCCGGAATCGCCGTCACCAGTCTCGCCCTCTGGCTGACGGCCCTGTCGGGCACGCGCCAGATCTGGATCGTGATGGCCCTGCTCGCGGTCCAGCAGGGCTTCTTCGCCGTGAACCAGCCGACCAGGAGTGCGATCCTCCCCCGGATCGTGCCGGCCGAACTGGTGCCGTCGGCGAACGCGCTGAACATCACCGTCTTCTCCACCGGCGTCATCGTCGGTCCACTGCTGGTCGGCGTGCTGATCCCGTTGACGGGCCTGCCGTGGCTGTTCTTCATCGACGCGCTGACGCTGACCGGCGTCCTCTATGCCGTCATCCGTCTGCCACCGATCCCGCCGGCGGGTGCCGGGAGCGGCCGCGGGCGGGCCAAGGTCAGCGACGGACTGATCTACCTCAAGGCCCGGCCCCTGCTGCTGATGACCTTCGTCATCGACATCATCGCGATGGTCTGCGGCATGCCGAGGGCGCTGTTCCCGGCGATGGCCGAGCACACGTTCGGCGGCCCGCCCGGTGGTGGGGTCGCTCTGGGCGTGCTCAACGCCGGACTCGCCGTCGGCTCGCTGCTGGGCGGGCTCACCGGTGGCTGGATCACCAGGGTGCACCGTCAGGGCATCGCGATCCTGCTGGCCGTGGTGATGTGGGGCTTCTCCATGGCGCTGTTCGGTACCACCTCGGTGCTGTGGCTCGCGGTGATCTACCTGGCGATCGGCGGCTTCTCGGACCTGGTCAGCTCGGTCTACCGCTCGACGTTGTTGCAGGTGGCGGCGACCGACGAGATGCGTGGACGACTCCAGGGGGTGTTCACCGTCGTCGTCGCGGGCGGCCCGCGACTGGCAGATCTGGTCCACGGCGTGGTCGCAGACGCCACCTCCACCACGTTCGCCGTCATCGGTGGTGGCCTGCTGTGCGTGGTCCTGACGGTGGTGGCCGGCTATTTCGGCCGTTCCCTGCGCGACTACGACTCCCGCCATCCCACCAACGACGAACCCGGCCGCGTGATCGAGAGGTCGGCCTGA
- a CDS encoding glycosyltransferase family 39 protein: MTSALTTVDLPADPAVRPPEELPTNSSGPPQQRNRWTRLVRGGAGDPRWARPLLIALLLVTAGAYLWDLSISGYANDFYAAAVKSGTESWKAWLFGSLDSANSITVDKPPASLWVMVLSARIFGFSSFSMLLPQALMGVGTVALLYSAVKRTSAHAAGLVAGVLVALTPVAALMFRFNNPDAMLVLLMTAGAYFVVRAIEKVPAGKKSHALRWLVLAGTAIGFAFLTKMLQGLLVLPAFTVVYLVASPNKLMTRIWHLLAALGAVIVSAGWFVALVALWPAASRPYIGGSTDNSLWELAIGYNGLGRLFGSTGNGGGGGGGTSFGGASGLNRMFGTSFGSQISWLIPAALIAFIAGVWFTRRAPRTDTTRAGILLWGGWMIVTAVVLSYMQGTVHPYYAIALAPGIAGLVAIAGRELWRGRNSHLARTSLAAMISVTAGWSYHLLDRDAPTFAPWLRWLVLVGGMLGAALLAASAGRLKKYAVIGLLVGSISALGGTAAFTIDTLATAHTGSTPIAGPVSSSMGGFGGGRAAGGFTGARPTGAAPSGTAPNGTAPTGTVPTGLGTGSAPTGTTSGSAAAAAGGGFGGGGSSSNAALTALLNKTTSRWAAATIGSQSAGTYILATDKAVMAIGGFTGSDPSPTLAQFQAYVAAGDIHYFISGGGFGGGGQGGGTSTSGAITAWVTAHYSATTVGGVTVYDLTKATSA; this comes from the coding sequence ATGACCTCCGCGTTGACCACTGTCGATCTGCCGGCCGACCCGGCCGTGCGCCCACCAGAAGAACTGCCCACCAACTCCTCCGGCCCGCCCCAGCAACGCAACCGCTGGACCAGGCTGGTCCGCGGCGGTGCCGGTGACCCGCGGTGGGCGCGCCCACTGCTGATCGCACTGCTCCTCGTGACGGCCGGCGCCTACCTCTGGGACCTGTCCATCTCGGGATACGCCAACGACTTCTACGCCGCGGCCGTCAAGTCCGGCACCGAGAGCTGGAAGGCGTGGCTCTTCGGATCGCTGGATTCGGCCAACTCGATCACCGTGGACAAGCCACCCGCCTCGCTGTGGGTGATGGTGCTGTCCGCCAGGATCTTCGGATTCTCGTCGTTCTCGATGCTGTTGCCGCAGGCGCTGATGGGCGTCGGGACCGTCGCCCTGCTGTACTCGGCCGTGAAGCGCACGTCCGCCCATGCCGCCGGACTGGTCGCCGGCGTCCTGGTGGCCCTGACACCTGTTGCCGCACTGATGTTCCGGTTCAACAACCCGGACGCGATGCTGGTGCTGCTGATGACGGCCGGCGCGTACTTCGTCGTCCGGGCGATCGAGAAGGTGCCCGCCGGGAAGAAGTCCCACGCGCTGCGCTGGCTGGTCCTGGCCGGTACCGCGATCGGGTTCGCCTTCCTGACGAAGATGCTGCAGGGCCTGCTGGTTCTGCCCGCCTTCACCGTGGTGTACCTCGTCGCGTCCCCGAACAAGCTGATGACCCGCATCTGGCACCTGCTGGCTGCGCTGGGGGCCGTCATCGTCTCGGCCGGATGGTTCGTGGCCCTGGTCGCGCTGTGGCCCGCCGCGTCCCGCCCCTACATCGGTGGCTCCACCGACAACTCCCTGTGGGAGTTGGCCATCGGCTACAACGGCCTGGGACGCCTGTTCGGCTCGACCGGCAACGGGGGCGGCGGGGGCGGCGGCACCTCCTTCGGCGGGGCCAGCGGCCTCAACCGGATGTTCGGCACGTCGTTCGGCTCGCAGATCTCCTGGCTGATCCCGGCCGCGCTCATCGCCTTCATCGCCGGCGTGTGGTTCACCCGCAGAGCGCCCCGGACGGACACCACCCGCGCGGGCATCCTGCTCTGGGGCGGCTGGATGATCGTCACCGCCGTCGTCCTGTCGTACATGCAGGGCACGGTCCACCCCTACTACGCGATCGCGCTCGCCCCCGGCATCGCCGGGCTCGTCGCCATCGCCGGGCGGGAACTGTGGCGAGGACGGAATTCTCACCTGGCCCGCACTTCGCTCGCGGCGATGATTTCCGTCACCGCCGGCTGGTCGTACCATCTGCTCGATCGTGACGCCCCGACCTTCGCGCCGTGGCTCCGCTGGCTCGTCCTGGTCGGCGGAATGCTCGGCGCGGCACTGCTGGCCGCATCGGCCGGCCGGCTCAAGAAGTACGCCGTGATCGGCCTGCTCGTCGGGTCCATCTCCGCTTTGGGCGGCACCGCCGCGTTCACCATCGACACCCTGGCCACCGCTCACACGGGGTCGACGCCGATCGCCGGCCCCGTCTCCAGCAGCATGGGCGGCTTCGGCGGCGGGAGAGCAGCCGGTGGCTTCACCGGCGCGCGCCCGACCGGCGCCGCCCCGAGTGGCACAGCCCCCAACGGCACCGCTCCGACCGGAACTGTCCCAACGGGTCTCGGCACCGGGTCTGCACCGACCGGCACCACATCGGGGTCGGCAGCAGCAGCAGCGGGCGGCGGCTTCGGCGGTGGGGGTAGCTCGTCCAATGCCGCCCTGACCGCCCTGCTGAACAAGACCACGTCGCGCTGGGCGGCGGCCACCATCGGGTCCCAGTCGGCCGGGACGTACATCCTGGCCACCGACAAGGCGGTGATGGCCATCGGCGGATTCACCGGTTCCGACCCGTCGCCGACGTTGGCCCAGTTCCAGGCCTACGTCGCGGCCGGCGACATCCACTACTTCATCTCCGGTGGCGGGTTCGGCGGCGGCGGCCAGGGTGGCGGGACCTCGACGTCCGGTGCCATCACGGCCTGGGTGACCGCACACTACAGCGCCACCACGGTCGGCGGCGTGACGGTCTACGACCTGACCAAGGCCACCAGCGCCTGA